The sequence TGCACCCgaggggccaggggctgccaggacGTGGGGCTGGAGCACACTGGGCGGGAAGGGGTGGGTGCTTGTGGGAAGAGGTTGGCTTGGCCGCAGTCCCTGCTCGCTGCAGGCATGGGACGTGCTGCACCCCTCGACCAGCCAGGCTGGTGCTGCCCAGGGCACTAGCGGCACCGAGCCCCGCTGCACCCCAGCTTTGCGGGGTGGCTGGCAGGGTGCACCCTGGCTGTaggcagagccaggcacaggatgGGATGGCACTCGGCTCCTGTGCCCCGGCTTCACCCGCCAGCACTGGGGCGGTTGCCTGCACCCTGTGGGGCTGCCGGGTGCCCCCACAAAGACTGCTCTaggtggtggcacagggcagTTTTTcagggggcaggggctggctctGCTTTCTGTGAACCTCAGCTGGTGTCACAGCGTCAGAGCACCAGTATCTGCAGCCAGGTCCCTCCCTGCATATTTGTAGCTGCAAAATCCCGGAAACTCTTGGCACACTGGCTTCCCATGGGGACTTGGCAGGCTTCCTGGGAGCCTCTGCCAGGCCAGCTGTGAGCCGGGTGGGGCTTTTTGTGCTTCTCCTGCTGGGAAAGGTGCTGGCTGCATGCAGTGGGGTCAGGAGGTCTGGACCACATGGGGCTGCACCAGGGCGAGGGAGGTGGCAATAAAAGACATGAGGAGGGAGCCCTGAACAGCATTGACCTGCAGAAGGAGGCTGCTGTGAGGAGAGGGAGCTGTGGGCATGGGGTGAGCAACGTTGATGTGTCCCTGCGCATGCTTGGTGCTGTGTCTGTCCTGCTTGCCTGGCTGAGGACCTGGCCCTGCTGTGGGCTGTGGCAGGACCCACGTTGGGCCTGGAAGCGCTCTGAGTCCCAACACTGCAGCCTCGTCCTCTACAGCAGCAGGGTCCAGGTCTGGCCCACGTGACTTCTCCAGGCTGTGTCTGATGGGCAGTCCCAGGGGTGCGGGGTCAGCCCTCTGCCCTCCTGGGGAGGGAGCCCTCGGGACAGGGCATTGGTCCTGGTGGAGTCCACAGACTGGGAGCAGGGGGGTAGGAGCCCTCTGCTGAGTGTGCCCTCTCTTCCCTACAGACCTGCAGTGCTGCTGATTGCTGGCCTGGCCTGGACTGTGCTGGAGACTGCAACTGCCACGGGTACCTTCCAGGGCAAGGGTGGGAGCACTGGGGCTCGGATGAAGGCAGGGGCAGCTTGGCAGGGAAGATGGAATTGGGGAGGGACCTGCCAGAGGTGGGGGTTATGTCCTGGGCTGGGTCCTCTGGGCCAGCTGAGCATCCTCTGCCTGCAGAGTGGAGCTGTGCAAAGCCTGCGGAGATTGAACATGGCTACGTGGAGCACCTGATCAAGTACCGCTGCAACCCGTACTACCAGCTGCGTGGCTCTGGTGATGGTGAGGAACATGGCATGGGCACAGCAATCAGGGACGGGGCTTGTCCCCGGCTCCAGGGGATGCATGGGGCTGCCCCAATGCCGGATGatgcagccccctccccctgcccgccCTTCCTGGGGGGTGCGAGCCCTGGGGAGGCACAAGTAACTCCGCACCTCGCTGCCTTGCAGGGCAGGGGTGCTGACTCTGGTTTCCCTCCAAAGGCACATACAAGTGTGACGAGGATCACGTGTGGGTGAGCTCTGAAGCTGGCAAGGAGGTGCCTGTCTGCGAGCCAGGtgagagcagagcagcaggggctggggctgcgagGGGCAGAGTGGGTGGGCGGTTGTGAATGGTCCGTCTGGGCAGCCgaagggctgcaggggctgctccctggggctgctgtggGCCAGGAGGCATCCAGTGCCTGCCGGCCTCAGAAGGCTCACCAGGGCCCTGCTCTGCCCTATGCAGTGTGCGGGAAGCCAAAGAACCCCCCCAGGCAGTTGCAGCGCATCATTGGGGGCCTGCTGGCTGGGAAGGGCAGCTTCCCTTGGCAGGGCCGGCTGGTGACCCGCCACAACCTCACCGTGGGGGCCACGCTCATTGGTGACCAGTGGCTGCTGACCACGGGCAGGAACGTCTACCTGAACCACAGTGAGAACACCAAGCCAGAGGAGATTGCCCCTACACTGCAGCTCTTCCTGGGCAGCCGGGAGCAGCCTGCCTTGGGCATTGAGCGCGTGGTGCTGCACCCCAGCTACCCGGAGGCTGTGGATCTGGCCCTGCTGAAGCTCAAGCAGAAGGTGCTCCTCGGAGAAGAGGTGATGCCCATCTGCCTGCCCCAGAAGGACTATGTGCACCCGGGGCGGGTGGGTTACGTCTCGGGCTGGGGCCGTGGCGCCACATTTGCCTTTCCCAACATGCTGAAGTACGTGATGCTGCCGGTGGCAGAGAGCGAGAAGTGCAGGCAGTACTATGAGGCACGGAATGCGTCCTACTGGGTCCAGCCCATCCTCAGCAATGACACCTTCTGTGTGGGCATGAGCGAGCTGCGGGAGGATACGTGCTATGGGGATGCCGGCGGCGCCTTTGCTGTGCAGGACCCTGATGACAACACCTGGTACGTGGCCGGCATCCTCAGCTACGACAAGACCTGCACATCCTCTAAGTATGGCGTATACGTGGATGTGCAGCATGTCCTGGGCTGGGTCAAGGAGACGGTGGCGGCTGGCTGAGGTGGAGCCATGGGGGAATAAAACTGCCTCACACCTGGCTGCAGGCTCCGTTTGTCCGTCTGTCTGTGTGCAGCACTGCGGGGGCGTGCACGTGTGTGTCCGTGCAGGGGGGTGAGCGTGCGCACGCGCCTGCCCCTCGGTGGGGTGGTGCCTGGGGGCCCGTGTGGAGTCCCTGGGGGGGTGGCTAGGGGGCCCTCGTCCGCAGGGGGTGCCTGGGGCTCTGTGGagttctcccctctcccctgtgtgggggtgtctgtggggctctttCCCCCACGCCTCCCCCGTGTGTGTGGGTGCCTGTGGGGTTCTTCCCCCCCGTGTGTGTGGGTGCctgtggggttcccccccccccgtgtgtgtGGGTGCCAGTGgggttcttcccccccccccgtgtgtgtGGGTGCCAGTGGGGTTCTTCCCCCCCCCGTGTGTGTGGGTGTctgtggggttccccccccccgtgTGTGTGGGTGCCAGTGgggttcttccccccccccccccgccgtgagTGGGGGTGTCCCTGCGTGTCCTgtccgccccccctcccccgccgctcTCTTCTGGCCGCGCCCTCCACGGCCGGAAGTCCTCCCGCGGCCACGTGACCCCACACCGTTTCCCTACGCCGGAAGTCCGCCAAGGCCCGGTAGCACGTCTTGTCTAGCGGTGATTGGACTCTGTGGTGGTTGCCACTCCTATAGGCTCTGGCCGCTACATCTATGGTGCAAGTGGGCTAGAGCGGCTCTTCTCGTGGAGCACTGTGGGGCGGCTATGGCGGCGCTCAGAGAGCTGCTGTACGGTCGCTGAGGCAACTGCAAGCAGGTGGGGGGGGTGCGGGAGCGGGGCggtgggcggcggggccgggccgggcccggggccggggcagcggcagCGCTCCGGCACCGACCCTCCCGCTGACCTGTGCCCCGCAGGCTCCATGGGTGCCCGCCGCGGCCTGgctgcccggccccgcgcggcGTGGTAGCGGTCGGCGGCGATGGCCGAGGCGAGCGAGGAATCGCTGCACCGGCTGGCGGGGACGAGCGCGGACGCCGAAGCCGGCGGGCTGGTCCTGCGGAGGCGGAGCGCCGCCGCCGAGCAGCACGTCTTCAAGGCGCCGGCACCACGGGCCTCCTTGCTGGGCCTGGACGTGTTGGCGGCCCAGAagcggcgggagcgggaggaAGAGGCGGCCGGTGGAAAGCGGTCCCGGGTCTCCTCCTACAAGGACTGGGAAGAGGGCCGTGATGAGGTGGGCAGCCccgaggaggacgaggaggaggaggaagagaccaACCGGAGCAGCCGGAGCGCTCGCAAGGACAGGTGGGGTCTGTGTGGGGCTTCCTGGTGCTAGCGGTGGCACCGGGCGCTTTACAGTCGTTGGATCCCTGCCGGAGGGAACGACCGTGAGCGTGGGGTGTGAGCACTgtcagtgtctgtgggggctgtgcCCTGACACAGGCGGGGCTGTAACCTCTTGTGTGGTGGGGAGGTCTGGAGATCTCCTCGGGGGAGGACTGTGGGGCACCTCTCAGATCTGAGGAGGTCTGGGAAAAGCTCTTTCACTGGTGCCCTCCCTGAGGCTTTATGGGCAGAGTGCTTTCAGATGCTGTCAGGCCTGCAAACACCAGTCATCCTAGTCGTGAGACTGTCTGCTTCCAGATGCCTGGAGGCAGTGGCCTGCTCAGACGTGCACGTGTCTGAGAGCATCAGCAGACTTGGTGGGCTGTTAGCAAAGGATGGAGAGGGCACTTTTAACCATAAGCTTCTGCTATAGCAGAGGTTAGAACTAGAGTTGTATGAGGCAAGTCAAAGGCCAGCTATTCCTCAGCACTGTTgagcttttcttctctctgctctgcctttctAGGCATTACCGTTCTGTCCATGTGGAAACACCTTCCTACACAGGGGGTGTCAGTGAGGAGTTTTGGGAACGCAGCCGGCAGCGGGAAAGGGAGCGTCGGGAACATGGTGTCTTTGCCTCCtccaaggaggagaaggaacgaAAGAAGGAACGCAGTAGGGATCGGGACCATGATCGTAAACGGGACCGTGGTAACTGCTCAGAGACCTTTGTGACTCTTCCTGCTTAGGGTTTGGGCTTGTCCCTCAGCCTGTTTGTAGTCTTTAGCTAATGTTTGTGGTGTTTTCTGCAGCAGACTTGGGAAGCCCGTTTGTGCACTGGGCACCTGATCTTACTTTCTTTTTGCAGAGGAGCGGGACAGAAGTCGTTACAGCAGCAGATCAGAGAGGGATGGCTCATCAGAgcggagcagcaggaggagtgAACCGGAGAGTCCCAGACATCGGCCCAAAGGTAGGACTGGGACTCAGTAGAGTTCTTGTGTGAGACCTAACAGGAAGgggcttgttctttttttgtttgtttgtttgtttttgtttcctgctgtttttGTCAGGACAAGCGTGTGTAGAAAAGCCTGTATGTTCTAACATTTGTGGTTAGGGCAAGCATAAAACTCCTAGCTTGACCTGGGTCTGGGAGCAATCTGCCAGCTGTGTGTGTGAAAGTCTGGCTGATCTCTGCGCAGTGGGGTCTGTTCTGGGTCTATGTGATAGAAATGTGGTCCTTTGGCAGTTTTCCTTGGAATCACTGGGTCAGCCCCTTCTCTTAGAGGGAGGACAAATGGGTACCCTCTCTCCGTGCTCCTTGCTAGAAGGTGTAAGGTGGCTCCAAGTGTCTGGGGTCACTGTTTGAACATCAGGTGTCAAACCCCATCTCCTCTGCTAGATGCAGCCACGCCATCTCGCTCCAGCTGGGAGGAAGATGATAGTGGCTACAGCAACGCTCACCGCTCACAGTGGGAATCTCCCTCACCCATGCCTTCCTGTCGAGACTCAGAGCGCAGCCACCGGGCATCATCGCTGCGGGACACAGACCGGAGAGACCGGGACAGGTATCACTGCCTGGGGCTGCGGCTATGAGCTGTCGAGCTGCAGAAAGGGGAGAGTGTGTGTAAGAGTAGtgcctggccgtgggcaccggtTCCTCCATCGTGCTGTTTTTTCAGGTCTGTGAGGAGCAGGTACTCGGATAAGACGCCATTGCCCACCCCGTCGTACAAATACAACGAGTGGGCTGACGACCGGAGACACCTGGGGGCCACGCCGCGGCTGTCCAGAGGAAGAGGTGAGGAGCCTGGGCTGAGCTGCCTAGGCTGGGCAGCAGTGGAATCCCCTTCCCCTGCGCAGCCCAAGGTCTGGCTCTGTGGTATTTCCTCTGGAGCGGCAGCAGGGCCGGTGCCCGGACTGACCAGCTCAATCCTGCCAGGGCGGCGTGCCGATGGGGAGGAGGGCATTGCCTTTGAGACGGAGGAGGAGCGGCAGCAGTGGGAGGACGACCAGCGGGTGAGAGCCCGAAGGCGGGCGAGGAGCAGGGCGGACAGCGGGCTGGGAGCTGGCCAGACCGCGGGGCTGCCGCTGGCCAGCGGGAGCAGTGGGGCGGCGGGTGGGCTCCCCCCGGCGGCCagacggggggcggggggcggcgggcgggctccCCCCGGCGGCcaggcggggagcggcgggagggcccggcccggcccggcccgacccgacccgacccgacgaGCGTCTCCGCGGGCGtgtgctgcggggggggggggggggtggcggagCTCAGGGCCgcacctctcccctcccagcaAGCTGACCGGGACTGGTACATGATGGATGAAGGCTATGATGAATTTCACAACCCCTTGGCCTACTCCTCTGAGGAGTACGTGAAGAAGCGGGAGCAGCACTTGCACAAGCAGAGGCAGAAGCGCATCTCGGCACAGCGGCGGCAGATCAATGAGGTAGGGGCGAGATGCTGGGTTGGCTGCTCTGAGCGTGTGGGCAACTGCTTGTTTTGCTGCCCCTGGAGAGACCCGCTTGCTGGCAGCGAAGGCTGAGCCCTTGCTCTCGGGTGGAGAAGGACAGTCTGTGTCCTGGCTCACAGGGAAACTTGTTAAGTTCCCCTGGAAAGTGCAGCCCTGCATCTCCTGCGTGGAGCAGAATTCGCAATCAGAGTGACTACCATGGATCGCAGTGTccagagcagcaggaatgcagaGGGCTATGCTCCTGCTATTCTGGGATGCGAGTTACATTACTAGGGTTGTCTATTGTTGGCCCAGTGTACCCTGGGGGCTGCTGCCCTTAGCACATGAGTGGGATTATGTCCAGGCTTCCTGACATATTCTGAGTATGGCAGGGCCTTGTGGACAGTGTCTGTCCTCCATTTCCTTGGAGACGGTCCTGTTGACCATGTGCTTCATATGGCCAGTCTGTGTTTCCTGTACCCTGCTGCTTCCAGTTGCTGTTGCTTCCCTAGTGCTTACTTTCAGGCTCCCTAGGCTGGAACCATCAGTTTCATCCTATTGTCAGTGTGGGGCCCAGACCTGAGCTCAGTGCTTTCTGCGGGGCTTCTGTGTATTTTCTGACATGTTGTTTCCTGCAGGATAATGAGCGCTGGGAGACGAATCGCATGCTGACCAGTGGTGTGGTTCATCGGATTGAAGTGGATGAAGATTTTGAGGAGGATAACTCTGCTAAAGTGCATCTGTTGGTGCACAACCTAGTGCCCCCTTTCCTAGATGGAAGGATTGTTTTCACCAAGCAGGTAGAGATTGTGGCTGAAGGCACTGATGGCAGGGAGCCCCGCAAGTGTGAGCTCTCTGTACTAAAGCAATACCTCTTTCCTCTAGCCAGAGCCAGTCATCCCTGTCAAGGATGCCACCTCAGATTTGGCCATCATAGCCCGGAAAGGCAGCCAATTGGTGCGCAAGCACAGGGAGCAAAAGGAGCGTAAGAGGGTATGCTGTGACCTTTTGGCTTACTACCCTGCTGTACACGTTATGTAGTGCCTCACAGCCTTTGTTTGGACTTTGCAGAATACAGGCTTTGGTGGCGATGATGATAAGGAGTTCATATTTTTATGACCTGGGATATCCTGGCAGCCCAGCTCATTGCATTGTCTCATAAGCAGCTGCTGTGATGTGATTTCCTCGGGCACTGCTTGGGACATGAATCACTGTGCGCTTGTGCAGAGGAGTCTGATCCAAAGGACATTTGGATCATGGGAGAAGAGAGCAGGTGGAAGAATGCCAGGTAGCTTAGGGACAGTCAGCAGTCAGTATGGCGGCAGGATATATCTTGTCATGTCTCAGCAGAAGAGTTGCGAGAAGGAGTATGCAGTAAGGTGGCATATTAGTTTTTGGGGGTGTCTTCTAGGGACTTTCTCTAAAGCTTATGTGATAGCTGTAGGGAAAGCACAGATGTGTTCTTTGTAAATTGAAACTGAGCTGGATTTGAGCTACGTATACTACGAGTGAAATGGAGGTAGAAGCTAAACTGATATCAGAGGTGAGAACAAACAGGAAGGTGGGAGACAGGCCTGTAAGCACCTGTCAAGAGCCGGAAGGTTATCTCTAGTTCAGATTTGTGTAGGTTTAAGTTCAAATTTAATGGAAGGGTCAGCAGCTGGAACCACTTTCTTAGGAGGTTGTTGGTCATCCTGTGCCTGAAGTCTCTGTATCCAGACCAGTGTCTAAAAGCTCTGCTCCAGTTCACTTGGAAGAGGGGGACTTGATGTAGGAATGGGGTGTGGGTTCTGCCTTGTAGCATTGGGGAATTGTGGGGCTAATATGCTTTCCTAGTTGTATGAGTAGGATTGGAGAAGAATGATTTGTCAGTGCTTGCTGTGACAAAGTTATGCTGCTCTCTGTCCTTCCAGGCTCAGCATAAGCACTGGGAGCTGGCAGGCACAAAACTGGGAGACATTATGGGGAtcaagaaagaggaggagaaggacgagaTGGTGACAGAAGATGGCAAAGTGGATTACAGGTAGGAGCTTGCTTTGAATTACTCCTGCTCAGCCGGTGATGGGGGCTGTAGGCATAGCAAAGTGTGTGGAGAGGCAGTTTCAGGATTTCTGGTGTTTCCTTAGGACTGAGCAGAAGTTTGCCgaacacatgaaagaaaaaagtgaagccAGCAGTGAGTTTGCCAAGAAGAAGTCAATCCTGGAGCAGAGACAATATCTGCCCATCTTCgctgtgcagcaggagctgctctccATCCTCAGGTATGGCTGAGCTGGTCACAGAGCATCCCCAGGGCATTGGCCTACATCTCAGGAACCCAAGGGAGAAATTCTCCTAGATACATGGTCCGTTTGCAAGCTGTACCCTCAGGAAACAAAGCCCATTGCTTTGTGTGGTtggtggcagctctgctgcccgaGTAGGATGATGCTTGGGTGGCCAGCCAGGGCTGTGAATGCAAAAGCCCCTCTTTGTGGTATatgaagaaatactttttccctttcttcagaGACAACAGCATTGTGATTGTGGTGGGGGAGACGGGGAGTGGGAAGACGACTCAGCTGACACAGTACCTCCATGAGGATGGCTACACAGACTATGGCATGATTGGCTGCACCCAGCCCCGCAGAGTGGCAGCCATGTCAGTTGCCAAGCGGGTCAGTGAAGAGATGGGGGTGCGTCTGGGAGAGGAGGTGAGTCTGGCAGTGGGTGCAGGGGTGCAGCCTGATGACAGTGAGTGCATGGGGCTGTTGGAAGACTTGCTGGTGTCTCTGCCCTCCCAGGTGGGCTATGCCATCCGCTTTGAGGACTGCACATCTGAGAACACAGTGATCAAATACATGACAGATGGGATCCTTCTTCGTGAGTCACTGCGAGAGGCTGACCTG comes from Aptenodytes patagonicus chromosome 11, bAptPat1.pri.cur, whole genome shotgun sequence and encodes:
- the LOC143165434 gene encoding haptoglobin-like; the protein is MGPAVLLIAGLAWTVLETATATEWSCAKPAEIEHGYVEHLIKYRCNPYYQLRGSGDGTYKCDEDHVWVSSEAGKEVPVCEPVCGKPKNPPRQLQRIIGGLLAGKGSFPWQGRLVTRHNLTVGATLIGDQWLLTTGRNVYLNHSENTKPEEIAPTLQLFLGSREQPALGIERVVLHPSYPEAVDLALLKLKQKVLLGEEVMPICLPQKDYVHPGRVGYVSGWGRGATFAFPNMLKYVMLPVAESEKCRQYYEARNASYWVQPILSNDTFCVGMSELREDTCYGDAGGAFAVQDPDDNTWYVAGILSYDKTCTSSKYGVYVDVQHVLGWVKETVAAG
- the DHX38 gene encoding pre-mRNA-splicing factor ATP-dependent RNA helicase PRP16 codes for the protein MAEASEESLHRLAGTSADAEAGGLVLRRRSAAAEQHVFKAPAPRASLLGLDVLAAQKRREREEEAAGGKRSRVSSYKDWEEGRDEVGSPEEDEEEEEETNRSSRSARKDRHYRSVHVETPSYTGGVSEEFWERSRQRERERREHGVFASSKEEKERKKERSRDRDHDRKRDREERDRSRYSSRSERDGSSERSSRRSEPESPRHRPKDAATPSRSSWEEDDSGYSNAHRSQWESPSPMPSCRDSERSHRASSLRDTDRRDRDRSVRSRYSDKTPLPTPSYKYNEWADDRRHLGATPRLSRGRGRRADGEEGIAFETEEERQQWEDDQRQADRDWYMMDEGYDEFHNPLAYSSEEYVKKREQHLHKQRQKRISAQRRQINEDNERWETNRMLTSGVVHRIEVDEDFEEDNSAKVHLLVHNLVPPFLDGRIVFTKQPEPVIPVKDATSDLAIIARKGSQLVRKHREQKERKRAQHKHWELAGTKLGDIMGIKKEEEKDEMVTEDGKVDYRTEQKFAEHMKEKSEASSEFAKKKSILEQRQYLPIFAVQQELLSILRDNSIVIVVGETGSGKTTQLTQYLHEDGYTDYGMIGCTQPRRVAAMSVAKRVSEEMGVRLGEEVGYAIRFEDCTSENTVIKYMTDGILLRESLREADLDNYSAIIMDEAHERSLNTDVLFGLLREVVARRSDLKLVVTSATMDADKFASFFGNVPIFHIPGRTFPVDILFSKTPQEDYVEAAVKQALQVHLSGAPGDILVFMPGQEDIEVTSEQIVEHLEELEKAPALAVLPIYSQLPSDLQAKIFQKAPDGVRKCIVATNIAETSLTVDGIMFVIDSGYCKLKVFNPRIGMDALQIYPISQANANQRAGRAGRTGPGHCFRLYTQSAYKNELLTTTVPEIQRTNLANVVLLLKSLGVQDLLQFHFMDPPPEDNMLNSMYQLWILGALDNTGGLTSTGRLMVEFPLDPALSKMLIVSCDMGCSSEILLIVSMLSVPAIFYRPKGREEESDQVREKFAVPESDHLTYLNVYLQWKNNSYSTLWCNQHFIHAKAMRKVREVRAQLKDIMVQQRMSLASCGTDWDVVRKCICAAYFHQAAKLKGIGEYVNIRTGMPCHLHPTSSLFGMGYTPDYIVYHELVMTTKEYMQCVTAVDGEWLAELGPMFYSIKHAGKSRQENRRRAKEEVSAMEEEMALAEEQLRARREEQERRNPLGSARSTKIYTPGRKEQGEPLTPRRTPARFGL